The Streptomyces kanamyceticus genome window below encodes:
- a CDS encoding TIGR03086 family metal-binding protein, with protein sequence MDIRKLDRTAVLESARILDQATPADWAAPTPCADWNLRELVAHMTGQHRGFAAAAAGRGSDLSAWRPAELGDDPVKAYRAAADEVLDAFARPGVLTSEFAIPEISTATTFPASVAIGFHFLDYVVHGWDVARALGIDPRLGDDVAEAALVFALRVPDDDRRLGPAAQFDPSLTPVREAGTLDLVLAALGRTPGWTAPATPATAPQH encoded by the coding sequence ATGGATATCCGGAAGCTCGACCGGACGGCAGTGCTGGAGAGCGCACGCATCCTGGACCAGGCGACTCCCGCGGACTGGGCGGCGCCGACCCCGTGCGCGGACTGGAACCTGCGCGAACTGGTCGCGCACATGACAGGACAGCACCGCGGCTTCGCGGCCGCCGCGGCGGGCCGCGGCTCCGACCTCTCCGCCTGGCGGCCCGCCGAGCTCGGCGACGACCCGGTGAAGGCCTACCGCGCCGCCGCCGACGAAGTCCTCGACGCCTTCGCCCGACCCGGCGTGCTCACCAGCGAGTTCGCCATCCCGGAGATCAGCACGGCGACCACCTTCCCGGCCTCGGTCGCGATCGGGTTCCACTTCCTCGACTACGTCGTGCACGGCTGGGACGTGGCACGGGCCCTCGGCATCGACCCGCGCCTCGGCGACGACGTCGCCGAGGCCGCGCTCGTCTTCGCCCTGCGGGTCCCCGACGACGACCGCAGGCTCGGCCCCGCGGCGCAGTTCGACCCCTCCCTGACCCCGGTCAGGGAGGCGGGAACGCTCGACCTCGTCCTCGCGGCGCTCGGGCGCACGCCCGGCTGGACCGCTCCCGCGACGCCCGCGACCGCACCGCAGCACTGA
- a CDS encoding aminotransferase-like domain-containing protein, giving the protein MADTTTPANTTSGALDLGELHGSLTDPVLDAMNFLNEVVARFPDAISFAPGRPSEGTFEPEDLARHLRSYSDHLEQERGWSRDQVRTQLFQYGRTNGVIHDLIARTLANDEDIHVSPESVVVTTGCQEAMLLTLRALFARPEDTLLVSSPCYVGVTGAARLLDIAVRPVAEGAAGPDPDAILAAVRELRAQGRRPRALYVVPDFANPSGASMTVAARERLLEIAVQEDLLVLEDDPYGFFVREGSARPTLKALDRERRVLHLGSFSKTALPGARVGYVVADQEVVGPTGERTLLADQLSKIKSMTTVNTSAISQAVIGGLLVESGYRLREANAAAIDYYRGNLNALLAELERHFPAERRQQLGVEWNRPDGGFFLVVRVPFVADTKALERSARNYGVLWTPMGDFYLDGGGDHQLRLSCSALSMAEITEGIGRLAAFITEQAAEAAAG; this is encoded by the coding sequence ATGGCAGACACCACGACTCCCGCGAACACCACGTCAGGCGCGCTCGACCTCGGCGAGCTGCACGGCTCCCTGACCGACCCGGTCCTCGACGCGATGAACTTCCTCAACGAGGTCGTCGCCCGCTTCCCCGACGCCATCTCCTTCGCCCCCGGCCGACCGTCCGAGGGCACGTTCGAGCCCGAGGACCTCGCGCGCCACCTGCGGTCCTACAGCGACCACTTGGAGCAGGAGCGCGGCTGGTCCCGCGACCAGGTGCGCACCCAGCTCTTCCAGTACGGCCGCACCAACGGCGTCATCCACGACCTCATCGCCCGCACCCTCGCCAACGACGAGGACATCCACGTGAGCCCGGAGTCGGTGGTCGTGACGACCGGCTGCCAGGAGGCGATGCTGCTCACCCTGCGCGCGCTGTTCGCGCGGCCCGAGGACACCCTGCTCGTCAGCTCGCCCTGCTACGTCGGGGTGACCGGCGCCGCGCGGCTGCTCGACATCGCGGTGCGCCCGGTCGCGGAGGGCGCCGCGGGCCCGGACCCCGACGCGATACTCGCCGCCGTGCGCGAGCTCAGGGCGCAGGGCCGACGGCCGCGCGCCCTGTACGTGGTGCCGGACTTCGCCAACCCGTCCGGCGCGAGCATGACCGTCGCCGCCCGCGAACGGCTCCTGGAGATCGCCGTCCAGGAGGACCTGCTGGTCCTTGAGGACGATCCGTACGGGTTCTTCGTGCGCGAGGGATCCGCGCGGCCCACCCTCAAGGCCCTGGACCGCGAGCGCCGCGTCCTGCACCTGGGGTCGTTCTCCAAGACCGCGCTGCCCGGCGCGCGCGTCGGCTATGTGGTGGCCGACCAGGAGGTGGTGGGCCCGACGGGCGAGCGGACGCTGCTCGCCGACCAGCTCTCCAAGATCAAGAGCATGACGACGGTGAACACGTCGGCGATCAGCCAGGCCGTCATCGGCGGACTCCTCGTCGAGTCGGGCTACCGGCTCCGCGAGGCCAACGCGGCGGCGATCGACTACTACCGCGGCAACCTCAACGCCCTTCTCGCGGAGCTGGAACGGCACTTCCCCGCCGAGCGCAGGCAGCAGCTCGGGGTCGAGTGGAACCGTCCCGACGGCGGCTTCTTCCTCGTCGTACGCGTCCCGTTCGTGGCCGACACCAAGGCCCTGGAGCGCTCCGCCCGCAACTACGGCGTGCTCTGGACGCCGATGGGCGACTTCTATCTGGACGGCGGCGGCGACCACCAACTCCGGCTCTCCTGCTCCGCGTTGAGCATGGCGGAGATCACCGAGGGCATCGGCAGGCTGGCCGCGTTCATCACCGAGCAGGCCGCGGAGGCGGCTGCCGGGTAG
- a CDS encoding ferritin family protein, with protein MLIMTDIVKELRAGATVSDVLRVQQSYHEQRRWGTDHLFDGRKLNRPAEGDKAALWHASRAELTTQPAGIRLAVDGVKLANEIRESNPLGANVLHIAAAWSARYWLEEEAHHEVAFGRLMEMAGVDPIDEDEVIEHRGAFPTDNYARVCILQACVEIEACVSYGWQSRTTEDGLVRDVFHTIMKDEVQHRQYFASFAKALVESGVYPIKDVLSMAYTWVRPDGGETFGSARDAQTEREGFVNWWERTRTAEEEFGLGDDALHEGSVHMKKLTSVFALVREVTGIHTQSYEDLKRAYFASLRTNDVDRIRSAVRDGAAREAALAR; from the coding sequence ATGCTGATCATGACCGACATCGTCAAGGAGCTCCGCGCCGGAGCCACCGTCAGCGATGTGCTGCGCGTCCAGCAGAGCTACCACGAGCAGCGCCGCTGGGGCACCGACCACCTCTTCGACGGCCGCAAGCTGAACCGGCCCGCCGAGGGCGACAAGGCCGCGCTCTGGCACGCCTCGCGCGCCGAACTCACCACCCAGCCCGCCGGCATCCGGCTCGCCGTGGACGGCGTCAAGCTCGCCAACGAGATCCGCGAGTCCAACCCGCTCGGCGCCAACGTCCTGCACATCGCCGCGGCCTGGTCGGCGCGGTACTGGCTGGAGGAGGAGGCGCACCACGAGGTCGCCTTCGGCCGCCTGATGGAGATGGCCGGGGTCGACCCGATCGACGAGGACGAGGTGATCGAGCACCGGGGCGCCTTCCCCACCGACAACTACGCCCGGGTGTGCATCCTCCAGGCCTGCGTCGAGATCGAGGCCTGCGTCTCGTACGGCTGGCAGTCCCGCACCACCGAGGACGGCCTGGTGCGCGACGTCTTCCACACGATCATGAAGGACGAGGTGCAGCACCGGCAGTACTTCGCCTCCTTCGCCAAGGCCCTCGTCGAGTCCGGGGTCTACCCCATCAAGGACGTCCTCTCGATGGCGTACACCTGGGTGCGGCCCGACGGCGGCGAGACGTTCGGCTCGGCCCGCGACGCGCAGACCGAGCGCGAGGGCTTCGTCAACTGGTGGGAGCGGACCCGCACGGCCGAGGAGGAGTTCGGCCTCGGCGACGACGCGCTGCACGAGGGCTCGGTCCACATGAAGAAGCTGACCAGCGTGTTCGCCCTGGTCCGCGAGGTGACCGGCATCCACACCCAGTCGTACGAGGACCTCAAGCGTGCCTACTTCGCCAGCCTTCGGACGAACGATGTCGACCGGATTCGATCTGCAGTCCGTGACGGAGCTGCGCGAGAAGCGGCACTTGCTCGCTAG
- a CDS encoding alpha-hydroxy acid oxidase, with product MAALTLREYRAEAEGRLPAPVWDFLEGGSGTESMLSAGRAALDRIRLRPRCLVDVSGCDPGVTLLGSRLAAPLGIAPMAYHQLAHPEGELATARAAGAAGALLTVSMFASRTLEDIAAAASGPLWLQLYWLRRRETLVELVRRAEDAGYQALVLTVDAPRVAHRPRDARNGFAVPAGIRAVNVDPAVMSASHGGAAGESAIARHSKEQFDPSITWRDLAWLRERTSLPLVLKGVLAPEDAELAVKYGVDALVVSNHGGRQLDFAIPAADALPGIVEAVDGRCRLILDGSIRHGADIAKALCLGADAVFVGRPALWGLAHSGSAGVAGVLRVLLDEFEEVMALMGAARVGDFGNSGIVHN from the coding sequence GTGGCGGCGCTGACGTTGCGCGAGTACCGGGCCGAGGCCGAGGGGCGGCTTCCCGCTCCCGTGTGGGACTTCCTCGAAGGGGGCAGCGGCACCGAGTCGATGCTCTCGGCGGGGCGGGCCGCGCTCGACCGGATCAGGCTCCGCCCGCGATGCCTCGTCGACGTCTCCGGATGCGACCCCGGCGTGACCCTGCTCGGCTCGCGGCTCGCCGCACCGCTGGGCATCGCGCCCATGGCGTACCACCAACTGGCGCACCCCGAGGGTGAGTTGGCGACCGCGCGGGCGGCCGGTGCGGCGGGTGCGCTGCTCACGGTCAGCATGTTCGCGAGCCGTACCCTCGAGGACATCGCCGCGGCGGCGAGCGGGCCCCTTTGGCTTCAGCTGTACTGGCTCAGACGGCGGGAGACGCTCGTCGAGCTGGTGCGGCGGGCGGAGGACGCCGGTTATCAGGCGCTGGTCCTGACCGTCGACGCGCCGCGCGTGGCACACCGGCCGCGGGACGCGCGCAATGGGTTCGCCGTTCCCGCGGGTATCCGCGCGGTGAATGTCGACCCGGCCGTCATGTCCGCTTCCCATGGGGGAGCGGCGGGCGAGTCCGCCATTGCGCGGCATTCGAAGGAGCAATTTGACCCCTCCATTACCTGGAGGGATCTTGCCTGGCTGCGTGAGCGCACTTCTCTGCCGCTCGTATTGAAGGGCGTCCTCGCGCCCGAGGATGCCGAGCTGGCCGTGAAATACGGTGTCGACGCGCTTGTCGTCTCGAATCACGGGGGTCGCCAGCTCGATTTCGCGATCCCGGCGGCCGATGCCCTTCCGGGGATCGTCGAGGCGGTGGACGGACGCTGTCGGCTGATCCTCGACGGGTCGATCCGGCACGGCGCGGATATCGCGAAGGCGCTCTGTCTCGGCGCCGACGCGGTATTCGTGGGGCGCCCCGCGCTATGGGGACTGGCGCACTCCGGAAGCGCGGGCGTAGCCGGCGTGCTCCGGGTGCTGCTCGATGAGTTCGAAGAAGTGATGGCGCTCATGGGGGCGGCACGAGTGGGGGACTTCGGGAATTCAGGAATTGTTCATAATTGA
- a CDS encoding TetR/AcrR family transcriptional regulator: protein MTTTRTDGRIARGNQTRQLILRRAVEIASVEGLEGLSLGRLAGELRLSKSGVFALFGSKEELQLATVRAAIKIYIEYVVQPNRELSSGIRRLWSLCTSWLTYSEQRVFPGGCFFYSVSAEYDAREGKVHDTVAGAHGSWFKYLEQTIEEARKAGEVRDDTDIPQLAFELVALLEMANSESVLHSNFTCYARAAEGILNRLRDVSTEPSLLPDTP, encoded by the coding sequence GTGACCACGACCCGCACCGATGGGCGGATCGCACGCGGAAACCAGACCCGACAGTTGATTCTGCGGCGCGCCGTGGAGATCGCATCGGTGGAAGGCCTCGAAGGGCTGTCACTGGGGCGTCTGGCAGGTGAACTCCGGCTCAGCAAGAGCGGGGTCTTCGCCCTCTTCGGCTCGAAGGAAGAGCTGCAACTGGCGACCGTACGCGCCGCCATCAAGATCTATATCGAATACGTCGTGCAGCCCAACCGCGAACTGTCCTCGGGAATACGCCGGTTGTGGAGCCTGTGCACCAGCTGGCTCACCTACTCCGAGCAGCGGGTCTTCCCCGGCGGCTGCTTCTTCTACTCGGTCTCCGCCGAGTACGACGCACGCGAGGGCAAGGTCCACGACACGGTCGCCGGCGCACACGGCAGCTGGTTCAAATACCTTGAGCAGACGATCGAGGAGGCGAGGAAGGCGGGCGAGGTACGCGACGACACCGACATCCCCCAACTCGCCTTCGAGCTGGTCGCCCTCCTTGAGATGGCCAACTCCGAATCCGTACTGCACTCCAACTTCACCTGCTACGCCAGAGCGGCCGAGGGCATCCTGAACCGTCTCCGCGACGTCTCGACGGAACCGTCCCTGCTGCCCGACACACCTTGA
- a CDS encoding class I adenylate-forming enzyme family protein: protein MNPKNERAELAGDQGLGVGNVLTTLLERGTGLDAPSITFDTEVDGHPAWQAHTLAELGERVTARAAALHALGVRPRDVVAVFVTAGADQVLSYLALTRVGAIPALVNGRVPAEQAGEYIKRLRAVGVIADTAHWDSLKDRDIATPLLADPAELGKGDPAAAPKPYRHHGNEPAVITHSSGTTGLPKAVIHSHHSLFAAIRHRLSLPKGQGIERMLGALPSAHAATVIAVNLALTNRTQLVVLSQQSGGPVLDAIESWRPHAVLGFATTWSELAGQDLGARDLDSVRTWWNTGDCAHEAHIRKLIAVGMRESVTSEGRVRTKGSFFVDGLGSSEMGHSQFHITHTPETSRYGRCIGKPHAFSDVAVVDDDGEKLDSGQVGQLAISAPTLSLGYWNDSVTTYRTRRDGYFLTGDLVFRDEAGYYYHVDRMVDSVELADGKRLFTMLCEEQVLADCADVLECTVVAVKKDDQVVTSVLLFLDPKADQDADRTAEVLAALEPHVAATVDRVVVVSPDRIPLGATGKVRKILLRQRFLDGELLSAKGTAGVAA from the coding sequence ATGAATCCCAAGAACGAGCGCGCAGAGCTCGCCGGCGACCAAGGTCTCGGCGTCGGCAACGTGCTGACCACGCTGCTCGAGCGGGGCACCGGCCTCGACGCGCCGAGCATCACCTTCGACACCGAGGTCGACGGGCACCCCGCCTGGCAGGCCCACACGCTGGCCGAGCTGGGGGAGCGGGTCACGGCGCGGGCCGCGGCGCTGCACGCCCTCGGCGTCCGGCCCCGTGACGTGGTCGCCGTCTTCGTGACCGCGGGCGCCGACCAGGTGCTCAGCTACCTCGCACTGACGCGCGTCGGCGCGATCCCCGCCCTGGTCAACGGCCGCGTCCCGGCCGAGCAGGCGGGCGAGTACATCAAGCGGCTGCGAGCCGTCGGCGTCATCGCCGACACCGCGCACTGGGACTCCCTCAAGGACCGGGACATCGCCACGCCGCTCCTGGCGGACCCGGCGGAACTCGGCAAGGGCGACCCGGCCGCCGCCCCCAAGCCCTACCGCCACCACGGCAACGAGCCCGCGGTCATCACCCACTCCTCGGGCACCACGGGCCTGCCCAAGGCCGTGATCCACTCGCACCACAGCCTCTTCGCGGCCATCCGTCACCGGCTCTCGCTGCCCAAGGGCCAGGGCATCGAGCGGATGCTGGGCGCGCTGCCCTCGGCCCACGCGGCCACCGTCATCGCGGTCAACCTCGCGCTGACCAACCGTACGCAACTCGTCGTGCTCTCCCAGCAGTCCGGCGGTCCGGTGCTCGACGCCATCGAGTCCTGGCGGCCGCACGCCGTGCTCGGCTTCGCCACCACCTGGTCGGAGCTCGCGGGCCAGGACCTCGGCGCGCGCGACCTGGACTCCGTGCGCACCTGGTGGAACACCGGGGACTGCGCGCACGAGGCGCACATCCGCAAGCTCATCGCCGTCGGCATGCGGGAGTCCGTCACCAGCGAGGGCCGGGTCCGTACGAAGGGCTCGTTCTTCGTCGACGGCCTCGGCTCGTCGGAGATGGGGCACTCCCAGTTCCACATCACCCACACGCCCGAGACCAGCCGCTACGGCCGCTGCATCGGCAAGCCGCACGCCTTCTCCGACGTGGCGGTCGTCGACGACGACGGCGAGAAGCTCGACAGCGGGCAGGTCGGGCAGCTCGCCATCAGCGCGCCCACCCTGTCGCTCGGTTACTGGAACGACTCGGTGACCACCTACCGCACGCGCAGGGACGGCTACTTCCTCACCGGCGACCTCGTCTTCCGTGACGAGGCCGGGTACTACTACCACGTCGACCGCATGGTCGACTCCGTCGAACTCGCCGACGGCAAGCGGCTCTTCACCATGCTGTGCGAGGAGCAGGTGCTCGCGGACTGCGCCGACGTCCTGGAGTGCACCGTCGTCGCCGTGAAGAAGGACGACCAGGTCGTCACCTCCGTCCTGCTCTTCCTGGACCCCAAGGCCGACCAGGACGCCGACCGCACCGCCGAGGTGCTCGCCGCCCTGGAACCCCACGTGGCCGCCACCGTCGACCGCGTGGTCGTCGTCAGCCCGGACCGCATCCCGCTCGGCGCGACCGGCAAGGTCCGCAAGATCCTGCTGCGCCAGCGCTTCCTCGACGGCGAACTGCTCTCCGCCAAGGGCACCGCGGGGGTGGCGGCATGA
- a CDS encoding acyl-CoA thioesterase, with product MTTAALPRLAHACEVALRPNDFDWAGHLNNSVYVQLLETGRWEWGRAFGGDLSEGTPVAVVLQLQLDYLKAVDWDPVGRLVVRTCLAERSAYSFTLTQDVERTDGTVVARGRVRLGLVDRDTKRIRRADLAALLDLPEGDR from the coding sequence ATGACCACCGCCGCACTGCCGCGCCTCGCGCACGCCTGCGAGGTCGCCCTGCGCCCCAACGACTTCGACTGGGCCGGGCACCTCAACAACAGCGTGTACGTCCAGCTGTTGGAGACGGGCCGCTGGGAGTGGGGCCGGGCCTTCGGCGGCGACCTGAGCGAGGGGACGCCGGTCGCCGTGGTCCTCCAGCTCCAGCTGGACTACCTCAAGGCGGTCGACTGGGACCCGGTCGGCAGGCTCGTGGTCCGCACCTGTCTCGCGGAACGCTCCGCGTACAGCTTCACGCTCACCCAGGACGTCGAGCGGACCGACGGCACCGTCGTGGCCAGGGGCCGGGTCAGGCTCGGGCTCGTGGACCGCGACACCAAGCGGATCCGGCGGGCCGACCTCGCCGCACTGCTCGACCTCCCGGAGGGGGACCGATGA
- a CDS encoding AMP-binding protein, with product MGGIPMGETAPKRCTEGAWVDDILLQGDGGDVALHLGEAVSRAQLRELVAAEQARYQAAGLVAGGVVAVRLPPSLSCIVAMLAGWRAGAQVALLDYRLTTHEVGKAVARLTPQLVVEPVTDVSGTLRGFFDVTTRVTPLRTGRPAASQHILLQLSSGSTGPSKVIGRTVGSLLAEIDRYGQLDGFPHRGERTVVLASIVHVLGLVGGLLYGLASGTQVVLPARQTVDGILKAVAAGDEPTTVLGVPSQAAVLAAAQNPPRLPQLRRMITGGELVRADVWERFTHGYDAELGVMYGMTEAGVIAADLTGSTRPGLTPAPGMRVRVEEGQILLGLPESPYVGPSDPTRFVDGWLRTKDAGSFDDATGLLTVLGRLDSQVSVGGLKVDLSEVEASISALPGITGAVVVQGTGIEAFVMVEERAVFDGLADCLAARLAPYKRPRTLHVLPELPRTATGKPVRNADVLRAAARSAAGV from the coding sequence ATGGGTGGGATTCCAATGGGGGAAACGGCACCTAAAAGGTGCACCGAGGGCGCCTGGGTCGATGACATATTGCTCCAGGGTGATGGGGGGGATGTCGCCCTGCACTTGGGCGAAGCCGTGAGCCGCGCGCAACTCCGCGAGCTCGTCGCCGCCGAACAGGCCCGCTACCAAGCGGCGGGACTCGTCGCGGGAGGCGTGGTCGCGGTGCGACTGCCGCCCTCGCTCAGCTGTATCGTCGCGATGCTCGCCGGCTGGCGTGCGGGCGCCCAAGTGGCGCTGCTCGACTACCGGTTGACCACCCACGAAGTGGGCAAAGCCGTCGCGCGACTGACACCGCAGCTGGTCGTCGAGCCGGTCACCGACGTCAGCGGAACGCTCCGCGGCTTCTTCGACGTCACCACCCGCGTCACCCCCCTGCGCACCGGCCGCCCGGCCGCCTCGCAGCACATCCTGCTCCAGCTCAGCTCCGGCTCCACGGGCCCCTCCAAGGTCATCGGCAGGACCGTGGGCAGCCTCCTCGCGGAGATCGACCGGTACGGCCAGCTCGACGGCTTCCCCCACCGGGGCGAACGCACCGTCGTGCTCGCCTCGATCGTCCATGTGCTCGGCCTGGTCGGCGGACTCCTGTACGGCCTGGCCAGCGGGACCCAGGTGGTCCTGCCCGCGCGCCAGACGGTCGACGGCATCCTCAAGGCCGTCGCCGCGGGCGACGAGCCGACGACCGTCCTCGGCGTCCCCTCGCAGGCGGCGGTCCTCGCCGCCGCGCAGAACCCGCCCAGGCTGCCCCAGCTGCGCCGCATGATCACCGGCGGCGAGCTCGTCAGGGCTGACGTCTGGGAGCGGTTCACCCACGGCTACGACGCCGAGCTCGGCGTCATGTACGGCATGACCGAGGCCGGTGTCATCGCCGCGGACCTCACCGGGTCCACCCGCCCCGGCCTGACCCCCGCACCCGGCATGCGGGTACGGGTCGAGGAGGGCCAGATCCTGCTCGGACTGCCCGAATCCCCGTACGTCGGCCCCTCCGACCCCACCCGGTTCGTCGACGGCTGGCTGCGCACCAAGGACGCGGGCAGCTTCGACGACGCCACCGGACTCCTCACGGTGCTCGGCAGGCTCGACTCGCAGGTCTCCGTCGGCGGGCTCAAGGTGGACCTCTCGGAAGTCGAGGCGTCCATCAGCGCCCTGCCCGGCATCACGGGGGCCGTGGTCGTCCAGGGCACCGGCATCGAAGCCTTCGTGATGGTCGAGGAACGTGCCGTCTTCGACGGCCTCGCCGACTGTCTGGCCGCCCGCCTCGCCCCCTACAAGCGGCCGCGCACCCTGCACGTGCTGCCCGAACTCCCCCGCACCGCGACCGGCAAGCCCGTGCGCAACGCCGACGTCCTCCGCGCGGCCGCGCGGTCGGCCGCCGGTGTGTGA
- a CDS encoding 4'-phosphopantetheinyl transferase family protein, with translation MDRHPGGSPDTVTVLWCTTDGDERRKAHTLVVRAAAGLLGVAPSEIWLEHEAGGRPVLGGAGKSLHVSVAHARGALAVAVTGLAPVGVDVEVVRRLRAAAMSRAWLDPAEAAWVTALPEDDQSVAFLWLWTQKESVGKALGQGLRQGGMSRRVPLPGQWPAGNDAPSVPRRLPGDPGVVSAAVVVGGGLHVIGVALHGGTGSASCADGVRLDVREVCPTELG, from the coding sequence ATGGACAGGCACCCGGGCGGTTCCCCGGACACGGTGACGGTGCTGTGGTGCACCACGGACGGCGACGAGCGGCGCAAGGCGCACACCTTGGTGGTGCGGGCCGCGGCCGGTCTGCTGGGTGTCGCGCCGTCCGAGATCTGGTTGGAGCACGAGGCCGGTGGCCGCCCGGTCCTGGGCGGCGCAGGCAAGTCGCTGCACGTCAGCGTCGCTCACGCTCGCGGGGCGCTGGCCGTCGCGGTGACCGGCCTTGCCCCCGTGGGTGTGGATGTGGAAGTGGTGCGGCGACTGCGCGCCGCGGCGATGTCCCGGGCGTGGCTGGACCCCGCCGAGGCGGCGTGGGTCACGGCTCTGCCCGAGGACGATCAGTCAGTGGCGTTCTTGTGGCTGTGGACGCAGAAGGAGTCGGTCGGCAAGGCGCTCGGCCAGGGCCTGCGGCAGGGCGGCATGAGCCGCCGGGTGCCGCTGCCCGGACAGTGGCCGGCGGGGAACGACGCTCCGTCGGTGCCGCGGCGGCTGCCCGGTGATCCGGGTGTCGTGTCCGCGGCTGTCGTGGTGGGCGGCGGGCTGCACGTCATCGGTGTCGCGCTGCACGGGGGCACCGGGAGTGCCTCGTGCGCCGACGGCGTGCGTCTCGATGTCCGCGAGGTGTGCCCGACGGAGCTGGGCTGA
- a CDS encoding acyl carrier protein: MSAEVEKFIIEALQNMNYDVSDVTGETPLGPAGLDLESLSVAEIAIQVEDTYGVKFEEDEMETVALLTVSGLVKEIVERASAAATAG; encoded by the coding sequence ATGTCCGCTGAGGTTGAGAAGTTCATCATCGAGGCCCTTCAGAACATGAACTACGACGTTTCCGACGTAACCGGCGAGACCCCGCTCGGCCCGGCGGGCCTCGACCTCGAGTCCCTCTCCGTCGCGGAGATAGCCATCCAGGTCGAGGACACCTACGGCGTGAAGTTCGAGGAGGACGAGATGGAGACCGTCGCGCTCCTGACCGTCTCCGGCCTGGTCAAGGAGATCGTCGAGCGCGCGTCCGCCGCCGCGACGGCCGGGTGA
- a CDS encoding holo-ACP synthase, translating into MLASGALFTERERAHCRARPVPDASLAGLFAAKEAFVKALSSLGGGPAHTFPEVEVVHGPAGQPRFRLHGELAAWCGERRIDVELSISHTGDLAGAVVVLLAGTASDGPAGPAGDGLASDRRDTP; encoded by the coding sequence TTGCTCGCTAGTGGCGCCCTGTTCACCGAGCGCGAGCGCGCGCACTGCCGCGCCCGCCCCGTGCCGGACGCCTCCCTGGCCGGTCTCTTCGCGGCCAAAGAGGCGTTCGTGAAGGCGCTCAGCTCCCTGGGCGGCGGGCCCGCGCACACCTTTCCCGAGGTCGAAGTGGTGCACGGGCCCGCGGGCCAGCCCCGGTTCCGGCTGCACGGAGAGCTCGCCGCGTGGTGCGGGGAACGCCGGATCGACGTCGAACTCTCGATCAGCCACACCGGGGACCTGGCGGGCGCGGTGGTGGTGCTCCTCGCCGGGACCGCGAGCGACGGACCCGCCGGGCCCGCCGGCGACGGACTCGCGAGCGACCGAAGGGACACCCCATGA
- a CDS encoding alpha/beta hydrolase — protein MAFDPQLQALYDQRAEQGVRPLYTMTLEEARAADLAAIQAESGTPEPVAEVTDESIPGPAGPLPVRVYRPAGEGPLPVLVYFFGGGWTLGSIATSDAICRSLANAAGCLTVAVGYRLAPEHKFPAAPRDCLAGVRWAVEHAGRFGGDPARVAVGGDSAGGNLAAVVSLMARDAQGPDILAQLLVYPNTDYLADTASRRENTDPLLFNDKSVQWYWDNYLASPDDGPDPLVSPLRAPDHSGLPQALVITAEYDPLRDEGEQYAERLRASGVRVDATRYPGVAHGFFAMAGTLDAGRRAIEEAATYLRTAFAGATTED, from the coding sequence ATGGCATTCGATCCACAACTCCAGGCGCTGTACGACCAGCGCGCGGAGCAGGGGGTCCGCCCCCTGTACACGATGACCCTGGAGGAGGCGCGGGCAGCCGATCTCGCCGCCATCCAGGCCGAATCGGGCACTCCCGAGCCGGTGGCGGAGGTGACCGACGAGTCGATACCGGGACCGGCGGGACCGCTGCCCGTGCGCGTCTACCGGCCCGCGGGCGAGGGCCCGCTGCCGGTGCTCGTCTACTTCTTCGGCGGCGGCTGGACGCTGGGCTCGATCGCGACCAGTGACGCGATCTGCCGCAGCCTCGCCAATGCCGCGGGATGCCTCACCGTCGCTGTCGGCTACCGCCTCGCACCCGAGCACAAGTTCCCCGCCGCGCCGCGGGACTGCCTCGCGGGCGTGCGCTGGGCGGTCGAGCACGCGGGCCGGTTCGGCGGCGACCCCGCGCGGGTGGCCGTCGGCGGCGACAGCGCGGGCGGCAACCTCGCCGCGGTGGTCTCGCTCATGGCGCGCGACGCCCAGGGCCCGGACATCCTGGCTCAACTGCTCGTCTACCCCAACACGGACTACCTCGCCGACACCGCGTCGCGCCGCGAGAACACCGATCCGCTGCTCTTCAACGACAAGTCCGTGCAGTGGTACTGGGACAACTACCTGGCCTCGCCCGACGACGGGCCCGACCCCCTCGTCTCGCCGCTGCGGGCACCCGACCACTCGGGCCTGCCCCAGGCCCTGGTGATCACCGCCGAGTACGACCCGCTGCGCGACGAGGGCGAGCAGTACGCCGAGCGCCTGCGGGCGAGCGGCGTGCGCGTCGATGCGACCCGCTACCCGGGCGTGGCACACGGCTTCTTCGCCATGGCGGGGACCCTGGACGCGGGCCGCCGAGCCATCGAAGAGGCCGCCACCTACCTGCGTACCGCCTTCGCAGGCGCCACCACGGAAGATTGA